In one Mustela lutreola isolate mMusLut2 chromosome 8, mMusLut2.pri, whole genome shotgun sequence genomic region, the following are encoded:
- the CLEC2D gene encoding C-type lectin domain family 2 member D — protein sequence MHDGNQLKKDSEAVELTDSSNLHPRKHSITNTLNRLLVLCIIILLIIIVIAILVGLLVIGRKLHRISSECLEAACPESWIGFQRKCFYFSDDFKNWTFSQRFCDSHGADLVQVETIQELNFLLRYKGPYDHWIGLSRELGQPWKLINGTEWSNCFPIRGGGECAYLNDKGASSARHYTERKWICSKPDTYVQMQRQSSI from the exons ATGCATGATGGCAATCAACTGAAGAAAGACAGTGAAGCAGTGGAATTGACAGACTCAA GTAATCTGCATCCAAGGAAGCATTCTATTACCAATACTCTGAATCGACTCTTGGTTTTATGCATAATCATATTGCTTATAATTATAGTGATTGCAATACTAGTGGGTTTGTTAG taattggTAGAAAATTGCATCGGATATCATCAGAGTGTCTTGAAGCTGCATGTCCAGAAAGCTGGATTGGTTTCCAAAGAaagtgtttctatttttctgatgACTTCAAGAATTGGACATTCAGCCAGAGGTTTTGTGACTCACACGGTGCTGATCTTGTTCAAGTTGAAACCATCCAGGAACTG aaTTTCCTACTGAGGTATAAAGGGCCTTATGACCACTGGATTGGGCTCAGCAGAGAACTAGGCCAACCATGGAAATTGATAAATGGCACTGAATGGAGCAACTG TTTTCCAATCAGAGGAGGAGGTGAATGTGCCTATTTGAATGACAAAGGTGCCAGCAGTGCTAGGCATTACACAGAGAGGAAGTGGATCTGTTCCAAACCAGACACGTATGTCCAGATGCAGAGACAAAGCTCTATCTGA